From Suncus etruscus isolate mSunEtr1 chromosome 6, mSunEtr1.pri.cur, whole genome shotgun sequence, one genomic window encodes:
- the LOC126011356 gene encoding transcription factor BTF3-like — MKKMNQEKLAKLQAQVCTGGKETARRKKVVHRTATADDKKLQFSLKKLGVNNISGIEKVNMFTNQGTVIHFNNPKVHASLAANIFIITGHAETKKLTEMFPSILNQLGADSLTSL; from the coding sequence atgaaaaaaatgaaccaaGAGAAGCTCGCCAAACTGCAGGCTCAAGTGTGCACTGGTGGGAAAGAAACTGCTCGCAGAAAGAAGGTGGTTCATAGGACAGCTACAGCAGATGATAAAAAACTTCAGTTCTCCCTGAAGAAGTTAGGAGTAAACAATATCTCTGGCATTGAGAAGGTGAATATGTTCACAAACCAAGGAACAGTGATCCACTTTAACAATCCTAAAGTTCATGCATCCCTGGCAGCAAACATTTTCATCATTACAGGCCATGCTGAGACAAAGAAACTGACAGAAATGTTTCCCAGCATCTTAAACCAGCTTGGTGCAGACAGTCTGACTAGTTTATGA